A window of the Acidimicrobiales bacterium genome harbors these coding sequences:
- a CDS encoding acyl-CoA dehydrogenase family protein, translating to MFFDLTDDQLALQDAVRQLCRERAPMTALRAAEATGGVDAALWAELAGMGVFSLRVPEADGGAGLGWTDAAVVFEELGRAAVPGPLVATHLAAGLVDGVVGAVTPRPGQPLLVEHLDVLDALVVVDPAGLRRLDRAEVVGHAVERPLDPLTPLHRVDDLPAGEPLAADPDEWRRGGAVLTAALQVGLAAGVLAQAVDYARERQQFQRPIGSFQAVKHRLADGHVRVEVARSATHAAAVGLAEGGDPADLDRAVSTAKLVAGEAALENAKAAVQVNGAMGFTWELDVHLYLKRAWVLDTHYGSTADHAVAVAAGL from the coding sequence GTGTTCTTCGACCTGACCGACGACCAGCTGGCCCTGCAGGACGCGGTGCGTCAGCTGTGCCGCGAGCGGGCGCCGATGACGGCGCTACGGGCCGCCGAGGCGACCGGTGGCGTGGACGCAGCGCTGTGGGCCGAGCTGGCCGGCATGGGCGTGTTCTCGCTGCGGGTCCCCGAGGCCGACGGGGGCGCGGGGCTGGGCTGGACCGACGCCGCCGTGGTGTTCGAGGAGCTGGGCCGGGCCGCGGTGCCGGGTCCGCTGGTGGCGACCCATCTGGCCGCCGGGCTGGTGGACGGCGTGGTGGGCGCGGTGACGCCCCGACCCGGGCAGCCGCTGCTGGTCGAGCACCTCGACGTGCTCGACGCCCTGGTGGTGGTCGACCCGGCGGGGCTGCGGCGGCTCGACCGGGCCGAGGTCGTGGGCCACGCCGTCGAGCGCCCGCTCGACCCGCTCACGCCCCTGCACCGGGTGGACGACCTGCCCGCCGGGGAGCCGCTCGCCGCCGACCCCGACGAGTGGCGGCGGGGCGGGGCCGTGCTGACGGCGGCCCTGCAGGTCGGCCTGGCCGCCGGCGTGCTGGCCCAGGCCGTGGACTACGCCCGGGAGCGCCAGCAGTTCCAGCGGCCCATCGGCTCGTTCCAGGCGGTGAAGCACCGGTTGGCCGACGGCCACGTGCGGGTGGAGGTGGCCCGTTCGGCGACCCACGCCGCCGCGGTCGGCCTGGCCGAGGGCGGCGACCCGGCCGACCTCGACCGCGCCGTGTCGACGGCGAAGCTGGTGGCCGGCGAGGCCGCCCTGGAGAACGCCAAGGCCGCGGTGCAGGTCAACGGGGCGATGGGCTTCACGTGGGAGCTCGACGTGCACCTGTACCTGAAGCGGGCCTGGGTGCTCGACACCCACTACGGCTCGACGGCCGACCACGCCGTCGCGGTCGCCGCCGGCCTCTGA
- a CDS encoding amidohydrolase family protein, with amino-acid sequence MTDTDVGERSPGRERVDRLGIDLVDADNHYYEAPDAFTRHLPQEFATAFRWVTLDNGKRRLAVNGRLQRGITNPTFDPIAKPGALQEMFKNEGSFDYRKSGDDLEPLRAEYLGRDARLRAMDEQRVDKVWLFPTLAVAIEQLLFDDAALHTAALGALNRWMDEDWGFDHQGRIHAVPCLTLHDLDWAVRELEWALDRGARLVHLISAPVPGGPHGRSPASPEFDPFWARVHEAGVTVALHSCDAGYYRTQSVEWGEMPDPPTHLISRFQMVTGMYRPVQDTLAALVLHGLFERFDRVRVISVENGGFWVEFLLKNLAKVRHRQDFGQTHEDPVDLFLRHVYVEPFAEEDPRDLAELIGMDHVVFGSDWPHPEGTTTPAAFFDDLADLPDDDLRRLARDNALALMAEPS; translated from the coding sequence ATGACGGACACCGACGTGGGGGAGCGGTCGCCCGGCCGCGAGCGCGTCGACCGCCTCGGCATCGACCTGGTCGACGCCGACAACCACTACTACGAGGCCCCCGACGCCTTCACCCGCCACCTGCCGCAGGAGTTCGCCACGGCTTTCCGCTGGGTGACGCTCGACAACGGCAAGCGGCGCCTGGCGGTGAACGGCCGCCTGCAGCGGGGCATCACCAACCCCACCTTCGACCCGATCGCCAAGCCCGGCGCCCTGCAGGAGATGTTCAAGAACGAGGGCAGCTTCGACTACCGCAAGTCGGGCGACGACCTCGAGCCACTCCGTGCCGAGTACCTCGGCCGCGACGCCCGGCTGCGGGCGATGGACGAGCAGCGGGTCGACAAGGTGTGGCTCTTCCCGACGCTGGCGGTCGCCATCGAGCAGCTGCTGTTCGACGACGCGGCCCTGCACACCGCGGCGCTCGGCGCGCTGAACCGGTGGATGGACGAGGACTGGGGCTTCGACCACCAGGGTCGCATCCACGCCGTGCCCTGCCTCACCCTCCACGACCTCGACTGGGCCGTCCGGGAGCTGGAGTGGGCGCTCGACCGCGGCGCCCGCCTCGTCCACCTGATCTCGGCGCCGGTGCCGGGCGGGCCGCACGGCCGGTCGCCGGCCTCGCCCGAGTTCGACCCGTTCTGGGCCCGGGTGCACGAGGCCGGGGTCACGGTGGCGTTGCACTCGTGCGACGCCGGCTACTACCGCACCCAGTCGGTGGAGTGGGGCGAGATGCCCGACCCGCCGACGCACCTGATCAGCCGCTTCCAGATGGTCACCGGCATGTACCGGCCGGTGCAGGACACGTTGGCGGCCCTGGTGCTCCACGGCCTGTTCGAGCGCTTCGATCGTGTGCGGGTGATCAGCGTGGAGAACGGCGGCTTCTGGGTGGAGTTCCTGCTCAAGAACCTGGCGAAGGTCCGTCACCGGCAGGACTTCGGGCAGACCCACGAGGACCCGGTCGACCTGTTCCTGCGCCACGTCTACGTCGAGCCGTTCGCCGAGGAGGACCCGCGGGACCTCGCCGAGCTGATCGGGATGGACCACGTGGTGTTCGGCTCCGACTGGCCGCACCCCGAGGGCACCACCACCCCGGCGGCGTTCTTCGACGACCTGGCCGACCTGCCCGACGACGACCTCCGCCGGCTGGCCCGCGACAACGCGCTCGCCCTCATGGCCGAGCCGAGCTGA
- a CDS encoding SDR family oxidoreductase: MTGRWAVDVPHDRVVVTGGGSGIGRATTLALADAGVEVHVLGRRAEWLDGTARLAAEAGAPGRVVPHECDVRDPERVDAAFAAIDAGPGPATGLVHAAAQVSMLPARDIEPAEFAAVVEATLLAAFTVTRRWALPLLDAGTGGAAVLVTSSNASMGAPGLAHSSAGKAGTNALVKTLGREWGPHGITVNTVGPGPFPVEKSEAMWADERTRTRMFREVPLGRYGRLEEIVGPIVLLLSQGGGFTTGQCLTVDGGLSLQHWPLPPEEIANGQTVWQPDVAARRT, translated from the coding sequence ATGACCGGGCGCTGGGCGGTGGACGTGCCGCACGACCGGGTGGTGGTCACCGGCGGTGGCTCGGGCATCGGCCGGGCCACGACGCTGGCGCTCGCCGATGCCGGCGTCGAGGTGCACGTGCTCGGTCGCCGCGCCGAGTGGCTCGACGGGACCGCCCGCCTCGCCGCCGAGGCCGGTGCGCCCGGGCGGGTCGTCCCCCACGAGTGCGACGTGCGCGACCCCGAGCGGGTCGACGCCGCGTTCGCCGCCATCGACGCCGGGCCCGGACCGGCGACGGGCCTGGTGCACGCCGCCGCCCAGGTGTCGATGCTGCCGGCCCGCGACATCGAGCCGGCCGAGTTCGCCGCCGTGGTCGAGGCCACGCTGCTGGCGGCCTTCACCGTCACCCGCCGCTGGGCGCTGCCGCTGCTCGACGCCGGCACGGGCGGTGCCGCGGTGCTGGTGACCAGCAGCAACGCGTCGATGGGCGCGCCCGGCCTGGCGCACTCGTCGGCCGGCAAGGCGGGCACGAACGCCCTGGTCAAGACCCTGGGGCGGGAGTGGGGCCCGCACGGGATCACGGTCAACACGGTCGGTCCCGGGCCGTTCCCGGTGGAGAAGTCGGAGGCGATGTGGGCCGACGAGCGCACCCGCACCCGGATGTTCCGGGAGGTGCCGCTGGGCCGCTACGGCAGGCTGGAGGAGATCGTCGGACCGATCGTGCTGCTGCTCAGCCAGGGCGGCGGCTTCACCACCGGCCAGTGCCTGACCGTCGACGGCGGCCTGTCGCTGCAGCACTGGCCGCTGCCGCCCGAGGAGATCGCCAACGGCCAGACGGTGTGGCAGCCCGACGTGGCCGCCCGCCGGACGTGA
- a CDS encoding nuclear transport factor 2 family protein, with translation MAAPLDPGELAWSYFALLGDGDVEGAAALLDDDGTWWTCGGRQEIPMRRHKELFPQVMSRLPLAFERRSTLVAGDTVVLELRSHAELPDGQRYDNVYAFVVETRDGRLLHVREYNDTAHLAKVAPAIKALYA, from the coding sequence GTGGCGGCGCCCCTCGACCCCGGCGAGCTGGCCTGGTCGTACTTCGCGCTCCTGGGTGACGGCGACGTCGAGGGCGCGGCGGCCCTGCTCGACGACGACGGGACCTGGTGGACCTGTGGCGGCCGGCAGGAGATCCCGATGCGCCGGCACAAGGAGCTGTTCCCGCAGGTGATGAGCCGGCTGCCGCTGGCCTTCGAGCGGCGGTCGACGCTGGTGGCGGGCGACACCGTGGTGCTGGAGCTGCGCAGCCACGCGGAGCTTCCCGACGGACAGCGCTACGACAACGTCTACGCCTTCGTGGTCGAGACGAGGGACGGCCGCCTCCTCCACGTGCGCGAGTACAACGACACCGCCCACCTGGCGAAGGTCGCACCTGCCATCAAGGCCCTGTACGCATGA
- a CDS encoding acetyl-CoA C-acyltransferase, translating to MRAEEIVIVEAVRTPLGRRNGGLGGVHPVDLLAGVQREVLDRAGVDPEAVGQVVGGCVTQVGAQCYNIARNAWLTAGLPLSVAATTVDAQCGSSQQAANLAVGLLAGGIVDVALACGVESMSQVPIGSNANPDLGAGAPIPDSYHQVYEYTNQFEGAERIAQKWAVTRADADAFALRSQELAAEAWADDRFAGQIVPVAGTELEVDEGPRPSSRDGLAGLKPVLEGGVHTAGSSSQISDGAAAVLLMTASRAEALGVEPLARIVDTCLVGVDPVLMLTGPIDATRLLLDRNGLTLDDLDVVEINEAFASVVVAWAREVGSDLRGVNPNGGAIALGHPLGATGAVLLTKAIHELRRTGGRRALVTMCCGAGLGTGTLIERV from the coding sequence ATGAGGGCCGAGGAGATCGTGATCGTCGAGGCGGTGCGCACGCCGCTCGGGCGTCGCAACGGTGGGTTGGGCGGCGTGCACCCGGTCGACCTGCTGGCGGGCGTCCAGCGCGAGGTGCTCGACCGGGCGGGCGTCGACCCGGAGGCCGTGGGCCAGGTGGTCGGCGGCTGCGTCACGCAGGTCGGGGCCCAGTGCTACAACATCGCCCGCAACGCCTGGCTGACCGCCGGCCTGCCGCTGTCGGTGGCGGCGACCACGGTCGACGCCCAGTGCGGTTCGTCGCAGCAGGCCGCGAACCTGGCGGTGGGGCTGCTGGCGGGCGGGATCGTGGACGTGGCGCTGGCGTGCGGCGTGGAGTCGATGAGCCAGGTGCCGATCGGGTCGAACGCCAACCCCGACCTCGGTGCCGGGGCGCCCATCCCCGACAGCTACCACCAGGTCTACGAGTACACGAACCAGTTCGAGGGCGCCGAGCGCATCGCCCAGAAGTGGGCGGTCACCCGCGCCGACGCCGACGCCTTCGCCCTCCGGTCGCAGGAGCTGGCGGCCGAGGCGTGGGCCGACGATCGCTTCGCCGGCCAGATCGTGCCGGTCGCCGGGACCGAGCTGGAGGTCGACGAGGGCCCGCGCCCGTCGTCGCGCGACGGCCTGGCCGGGTTGAAGCCCGTGCTCGAGGGTGGTGTGCACACGGCGGGCAGCTCGTCGCAGATCTCCGACGGTGCCGCCGCGGTGCTGCTCATGACCGCCAGCCGAGCCGAGGCGCTGGGCGTCGAGCCGCTGGCCCGGATCGTCGACACCTGCCTGGTGGGCGTCGATCCCGTGCTGATGCTGACCGGCCCGATCGACGCCACCCGGCTGCTGCTCGACCGCAACGGCCTCACGCTCGACGACCTCGACGTGGTGGAGATCAACGAGGCCTTCGCCTCGGTGGTGGTCGCCTGGGCCCGGGAGGTCGGCTCCGACCTGCGGGGCGTCAACCCGAACGGCGGCGCCATCGCCCTCGGCCACCCGCTGGGCGCCACCGGAGCCGTGCTGCTCACCAAGGCGATCCACGAGCTGCGGCGCACCGGGGGGCGACGGGCGCTGGTCACGATGTGCTGCGGCGCCGGCCTCGGCACCGGCACCCTGATCGAGCGGGTCTGA
- a CDS encoding acyl-CoA dehydrogenase family protein — MAWSFATEPEDEKRLDWARDFLRERVYPLETLDLDDAAFRAVTAELQEEVKAAGLFAAHLPPDLGGSGHGQVFLALLNEIVGSSATIGPILFGSQPPDSGNAELIAIAGTDEQQERWMRPLLAGELRSCFSMTEQGRGSDPTLIETRARRDGDEWVIDGQKWFSSNASIADFLIVMCRTNDGPEVHKRFSMLVVPAGAPGLHIRDVPTMQHPYERAPAYAAEGEVTYDGVRVPADHLLGDEGAGFALAQRRLGPGRIHHCMRWIGQCRRAFDMLCERAVSRSVHGSTLGDKQLVQAWVADSYAQIEAARLLTLKAAWTIDTQGVRAAINDISMIKFVGAEVLHAVIDRAIQLHGSLGYSSDMPLEEMYRLARAARIYDGPDEVHRVGVARRILRGYQPRDVPTEHVPTRRAAAVEQYRAHLTE; from the coding sequence ATGGCCTGGTCGTTCGCCACCGAGCCCGAGGACGAGAAGCGGCTCGACTGGGCCCGCGACTTCCTGCGGGAGCGGGTCTACCCGCTGGAGACCCTCGACCTCGACGACGCGGCCTTCCGGGCCGTGACCGCCGAGCTGCAGGAGGAGGTGAAGGCGGCCGGGCTGTTCGCCGCCCACCTGCCGCCGGACCTGGGCGGATCGGGCCACGGCCAGGTGTTCCTGGCGCTGCTCAACGAGATCGTGGGTAGCTCGGCCACCATCGGGCCGATCCTGTTCGGCAGCCAGCCGCCCGATTCCGGCAACGCCGAGCTGATCGCCATCGCCGGGACCGACGAGCAGCAGGAGCGTTGGATGCGGCCGCTGCTGGCCGGCGAGCTGCGCAGCTGCTTCTCGATGACCGAGCAGGGCCGCGGCTCCGACCCGACGCTGATCGAGACCCGGGCCCGGCGCGACGGCGACGAGTGGGTGATCGACGGGCAGAAGTGGTTCTCGTCGAACGCCTCGATCGCCGACTTCCTCATCGTGATGTGCCGCACCAACGACGGCCCCGAGGTGCACAAGCGGTTCTCGATGCTGGTGGTGCCAGCCGGCGCGCCCGGCCTCCACATCCGCGACGTGCCCACCATGCAGCACCCCTACGAGCGGGCGCCGGCCTACGCGGCGGAGGGCGAGGTCACCTACGACGGCGTGCGGGTGCCGGCCGACCACCTGCTGGGCGACGAGGGTGCAGGGTTCGCCCTGGCCCAGCGGCGCCTCGGCCCGGGCCGCATCCACCACTGCATGCGCTGGATCGGCCAGTGCCGGCGGGCCTTCGACATGCTGTGCGAGCGGGCGGTGTCGCGGTCGGTGCACGGCTCGACGCTCGGCGACAAGCAGCTGGTGCAGGCCTGGGTGGCCGACTCGTACGCCCAGATCGAGGCCGCCCGCCTGCTCACGCTCAAGGCCGCCTGGACGATCGACACCCAGGGCGTCCGGGCAGCCATCAACGACATCTCGATGATCAAGTTCGTGGGCGCCGAGGTGCTCCACGCGGTGATCGACCGGGCGATCCAGCTGCACGGCTCCTTGGGCTACTCGTCCGACATGCCGCTGGAGGAGATGTACCGGCTGGCTCGCGCCGCCCGGATCTACGACGGGCCCGACGAGGTGCACCGCGTCGGCGTCGCCCGCCGGATCCTGCGGGGCTACCAGCCGCGGGACGTGCCGACCGAGCACGTCCCGACCCGTCGGGCCGCGGCTGTGGAGCAGTACCGCGCCCACCTGACCGAGTGA
- a CDS encoding phosphotransferase family protein codes for MSSLTADERISAELAPEAALRAWVGDRLPGEGPFTVRRATKGLSNEMFLLARGGHHWMLRRPPRTVNAKGAHDMAREFRVLQALEGTAVPHAQGLLLCEDPAVLGAPFYVMEQVTGVGLYDGVPAALDRPGARTRVGEELVDALAELHLVDWEAAGLGDFGRPDTFTARQVSRWTRQLDTYRVRDLPDLDAAGAWLEAHVPTMQRAALVHGDYGLHNVLFAPALPVELVAVVDWETATIGDPLVDLGYLLSLWLEGDEPARWTASALPYDSAGYPPRADLAARYAARTGADLAALDWYRAVGQFRVACILEGAYARHLAGGTDDPSMASLRERVPNHAAYAAAITRGEA; via the coding sequence GTGAGCAGCCTGACCGCCGACGAGCGGATCTCCGCCGAGCTGGCGCCCGAGGCGGCGCTGCGGGCCTGGGTCGGCGACCGGCTGCCGGGCGAGGGGCCGTTCACGGTCCGCCGGGCCACCAAGGGCCTGTCGAACGAGATGTTCCTGCTGGCCCGCGGCGGCCACCACTGGATGCTGCGCCGCCCGCCCCGCACCGTCAACGCCAAGGGCGCCCACGACATGGCCCGGGAGTTCCGGGTGCTCCAGGCCCTGGAGGGCACCGCGGTGCCGCACGCCCAGGGCCTGCTCCTGTGCGAGGACCCGGCGGTCCTCGGGGCGCCGTTCTACGTGATGGAGCAGGTCACCGGCGTCGGCCTCTACGACGGCGTGCCCGCGGCGCTCGACCGGCCGGGTGCCCGCACCCGGGTCGGCGAGGAGCTGGTCGACGCCCTGGCGGAGCTGCACCTGGTCGACTGGGAGGCCGCCGGCCTGGGCGACTTCGGGCGGCCCGACACGTTCACCGCCCGCCAGGTGAGCCGCTGGACCCGCCAGCTCGACACCTACCGCGTCCGCGACCTGCCCGACCTCGACGCCGCCGGCGCCTGGCTGGAGGCCCACGTCCCGACGATGCAGCGCGCCGCGCTCGTGCACGGCGACTACGGGCTCCACAACGTGCTGTTCGCGCCGGCGCTGCCGGTCGAGCTGGTGGCGGTCGTCGACTGGGAGACCGCCACCATCGGCGACCCGCTCGTCGACCTGGGCTACCTGCTGTCGCTGTGGCTCGAGGGCGACGAGCCGGCGCGCTGGACGGCGTCGGCCCTGCCCTACGACAGCGCCGGCTACCCGCCTCGCGCCGACCTGGCAGCCCGCTACGCCGCGCGCACCGGCGCCGACCTCGCCGCCCTCGACTGGTACCGGGCGGTCGGCCAGTTCCGGGTGGCGTGCATCCTCGAAGGTGCCTACGCCCGCCACCTGGCCGGCGGCACCGACGACCCGTCCATGGCGAGCCTGCGCGAGCGGGTGCCCAACCACGCCGCCTACGCGGCCGCGATCACCCGAGGGGAGGCCTGA
- a CDS encoding hotdog domain-containing protein, with translation MSVEAVRRMGVVAGIDPPEARMIVLPALSDAAGVPRVGVLAALADSVTGVHALEVLDCEAALTADLAVHSAGVPVAPGTVLAATSRLLKRRRRGAVFQVEVADGEHRVATATVTYSTAGEGAVRVPEAMTEPATEPWPPDDLCTSVDELLPLDEAADGGGMELAVDEVTCNNFGVLAGGAIGMAADVAAARTAGRLLDGDATVTDLVVHFLAPGRVGPVAIRTDVVAPGPDRVSLRITMTDRGDGDRLLVAATAGACRSRVARDLVP, from the coding sequence ATGTCGGTCGAGGCCGTGCGCCGGATGGGCGTGGTGGCCGGGATCGACCCGCCCGAGGCCCGCATGATCGTGCTGCCGGCGCTGTCGGATGCGGCGGGTGTCCCCCGGGTGGGCGTGCTGGCGGCGCTGGCCGACAGCGTCACCGGTGTGCACGCCCTGGAGGTGCTCGACTGCGAGGCGGCGCTGACCGCCGACCTGGCGGTGCACAGCGCCGGGGTGCCGGTGGCGCCGGGGACGGTGCTGGCGGCGACCAGCCGGCTGCTGAAGCGCCGGCGCCGGGGGGCGGTGTTCCAGGTCGAGGTGGCCGATGGTGAGCACCGCGTCGCCACGGCGACGGTGACCTACAGCACCGCCGGCGAGGGCGCCGTCCGGGTGCCCGAGGCGATGACCGAGCCGGCGACCGAGCCCTGGCCCCCCGACGACCTGTGCACCTCGGTCGACGAGCTGCTGCCCCTCGACGAGGCGGCGGACGGCGGCGGGATGGAGCTGGCCGTCGACGAGGTGACCTGCAACAACTTCGGGGTGCTGGCGGGCGGCGCGATCGGGATGGCGGCCGACGTGGCCGCGGCGCGCACCGCCGGGCGCCTCCTCGACGGCGACGCCACCGTCACCGACCTGGTGGTGCACTTCCTGGCGCCCGGGCGGGTGGGGCCGGTGGCGATCCGGACCGACGTCGTGGCCCCCGGGCCCGACCGGGTGTCGCTGCGCATCACGATGACCGACCGCGGCGACGGGGACCGGCTGCTCGTCGCGGCCACGGCCGGTGCCTGCCGGTCGAGAGTCGCTCGGGACCTGGTGCCGTGA
- a CDS encoding glucose 1-dehydrogenase: MTADAFRLDGKVALVTGGSRGMGRSIVLGFAEAGADVVIVSRKLESCEKVAREVEESTGQRALPLACHLGYWDQVDELVAAAYDHFGRVDVLVNNAGMSPVYSDAAEISEELYDKVLAVNLKGPFRLTALVGARMAAGDGGSIINVTSHSAVHPDETMITYAGAKAGLNAMTIAFAHALGPKVRVNAIQPGTFLTDISNAWDDDDVERWVSSYALRRAAQPHEVVGTALYLACDQASSFTTGAIVRVDGGNT, translated from the coding sequence GTGACGGCTGACGCCTTCCGCCTCGACGGCAAGGTCGCCCTGGTCACAGGGGGCAGCCGGGGCATGGGTCGGTCGATCGTGCTCGGGTTCGCCGAGGCGGGCGCCGACGTCGTGATCGTCAGCCGCAAGCTCGAGAGCTGCGAGAAGGTGGCCCGCGAGGTCGAGGAGTCCACCGGGCAGCGGGCCCTCCCCCTGGCCTGCCACCTCGGGTACTGGGACCAGGTCGACGAGCTCGTGGCCGCGGCGTACGACCACTTCGGGCGGGTCGACGTCCTCGTGAACAACGCGGGGATGTCGCCCGTCTACTCCGACGCGGCGGAGATCAGCGAGGAGCTGTACGACAAGGTCCTGGCGGTCAACCTGAAGGGCCCGTTCCGGCTGACGGCGCTGGTCGGGGCCCGCATGGCGGCCGGCGACGGCGGGTCGATCATCAACGTGACCAGCCACTCGGCGGTCCACCCCGACGAGACGATGATCACCTACGCCGGCGCCAAGGCGGGGCTCAACGCCATGACCATCGCCTTCGCCCACGCCCTCGGGCCCAAGGTGCGGGTGAACGCCATCCAGCCCGGCACGTTCCTGACCGACATCAGCAACGCCTGGGACGACGACGACGTGGAGCGCTGGGTGTCGTCCTACGCCCTGCGGCGGGCCGCGCAGCCCCACGAGGTCGTCGGCACCGCGCTGTACCTGGCGTGCGACCAGGCGTCGAGCTTCACGACCGGGGCCATCGTCCGGGTCGACGGGGGCAACACGTGA
- a CDS encoding amidohydrolase family protein, producing the protein MSMPADVGVIDTLIGLPHVFPEGQNPHDLISYMFKEFPEVPRTEHSIDDLLRTMDEYGIEKGLIPLFLEDEMCVRAVKEHPDRLLGSVAIDPNDGMKAVRDLQRAVEEIGAKAAQYMPADVHPFVPINDKRAYPVYAKCVELDVPIFVNGGVPGPQVPYESQHPGLVDEVCWFFPELKFVFRHGCDPWTELTVKLLLKWPNLYYSTSGWAPKYYPKPIIDYANSRGAHKVLYAGYYPYGLELERIFRELPNVPLKDEVWPRFLRHNAAHVLGLDDSDG; encoded by the coding sequence ATGAGCATGCCCGCCGATGTCGGGGTGATCGACACGTTGATCGGACTACCCCATGTGTTCCCCGAAGGCCAGAACCCGCACGACCTGATCTCCTACATGTTCAAGGAGTTCCCGGAGGTCCCGCGGACCGAGCACAGCATCGACGACCTGCTCCGGACGATGGACGAGTACGGCATCGAGAAGGGTCTCATCCCGCTGTTCCTCGAGGACGAGATGTGCGTGCGGGCCGTCAAGGAGCACCCCGACCGCCTGCTCGGCTCGGTGGCGATCGACCCCAACGACGGCATGAAGGCCGTCCGCGACCTGCAGCGGGCGGTGGAGGAGATCGGGGCCAAGGCCGCCCAGTACATGCCGGCCGACGTCCACCCGTTCGTGCCGATCAACGACAAGCGCGCCTACCCCGTCTACGCCAAGTGCGTCGAGCTGGACGTGCCGATCTTCGTCAACGGCGGCGTGCCCGGCCCGCAGGTGCCCTACGAGAGCCAGCACCCCGGCCTGGTCGACGAGGTGTGCTGGTTCTTCCCGGAGCTCAAGTTCGTGTTCCGGCACGGCTGCGACCCGTGGACCGAGCTCACCGTGAAGCTGCTGCTGAAGTGGCCGAACCTCTACTACTCCACCAGCGGCTGGGCGCCGAAGTACTACCCCAAGCCGATCATCGACTACGCCAACAGCCGCGGCGCCCACAAGGTGCTGTACGCGGGCTACTACCCCTACGGCCTGGAGCTGGAGCGCATCTTCCGGGAGCTGCCGAACGTCCCCCTGAAGGACGAGGTGTGGCCCCGGTTCCTGCGCCACAACGCGGCCCACGTGCTCGGCCTGGACGACAGTGACGGCTGA